GACGAACTCGTGTAGGAGGGGCTGTAGCTCAGGAGCATCGGCAGCTCCCGTTTCCTCGGCGATTTGGTGCAGATATTCTCGCTCCTCTGGCTGCATTTTGCCATTAATCTAAGCCGCTCCCACCAGAATTTTGAGCAGCGCTGCCTTTGCATTGGCTGTCATCCTACTTCCCCCTGAATTGACGAATGGCTTACTGACGGTGTGAAACCTGACGTAGCTTTTATTATTTGCGTAAGTTTTTTCCAAATCAAATTCTTAAGCTGCTATTTCTAGAGGCTCTTATTCCAATACTCTAAACCAGTGACAATTACATCTTCCAGCCATTGCTTAAACCGTTCTGTAAGAATGCTTTCCTCATCTGCATAAGAGAATTGAAATACAGAGTCCGTTAAAGATTGAATATCACTAATATTGCGCTCACCTTCCTCAGTGTTATCTCTGTGATAAGCACAAGCAGAACATACAAGCAAACCCCGATACTCATGTCCGAGAGCATGAAATGATAAGAGAATTGTGGTTGATGTTTCTGTTTCTATGTTGATTGCCAACTGTATCCAACTGTGATATGGGCGAAGATTCGCAAAGTAACCTAACTGCTTAGCTGTCTCTACAATTTGATAGCGATGATAGTACGACCTAGGATCACCAGCAGGAGCTGAAACAGTAAAAATTTGAGAGTCACTAACTAGATTCTGAACAGATGACTTTATTTCATTAGCGATGTCTTGTAAACGATGGGAAGCGATCGCAAACAAATTGGCAGCAAAACTCTCGACATTTCGACAACGCTCCTGAACAGTTGCTGATTGGTTTTGTTGAAGCTTATCTGCTATGGAGGCAATTACAGCCTGAGCACGTCGTGTCTCTGACAAAATTTGTTCAGATAAACCAAGACTACGAATAAATGATTGCTTTTGGCTTTTGGAGAATAGGTAAATTAAGCCTGACAAGTCCCCTTGGTCTGCTTGCTCTGAGGCTGAAATGTACGCTGCTCGATCATCACGAGTAAGAACTAAAGGGAACCATCCAGCTTGGATGAAAACTAAACTAGCAAGGCAACGAGCAACTCGGCCATTACCATCTTGAAATGGGTGAATTTGTGTAAAGCGATGATGTAACCATGCTGCCTCAACTTCAGGAGGAATTGATTGTGCTTGGTGTTGGTGATGCCATTCCACCAACTGATCCATTTCGGATGCTACTTGTTCCGGTAGGCAATATTCATGAACAGAGCCATCCAATCGCATAGGATTATTGGGTTGCCGTTTCCAATCACCTTTTATGATAGGAACAAGGATTACTTGACCTGTAGATGGAATGAAAGCTTCAGTACTATCCTGGCTCTGTGTTAGAAGTTGATGCAACTGTCTGATATAGAAGGTTGAGAGAGTTCTTTGCCCACCCACAAAATCAAAGAGTCCTTCAATTGCTGCCTCTTGATCCTGAATGAGAGAAACAACCTGTTTGACGGGGCGATCTGTAGCTCCATGAGGAATTAAAGCCTCATTAATTCCTTGTTCAATCAATAAGCGTGTGATCCCGCGATCCAGAGTGTACAAACGTTCAATAATGCCAGTTTCAATAGCAATTTCCCGGCGCAGCCTCTCCATAAAAGTTTTAAACTCTCCGGAGGAGCGAAGACGCTGTGCCTGTTCATCCCAAACCGTAACTAGAGGTGGCAACTCAGCACTGGCTAACTGCTTCCAATCTGATGGTAAGTTCTCTATTGGTTGCCACTGCATAAAAAACTTTTTGCCAATTCACATAAACAGATTATTATAGGCTAGCCTGTAGGACACTTGAGGCGAACCATGAAGAAGCCGTCCATCTGTTGATGATGGGGCCAAACTTTGACCCAACCTTGAGGCGTGACAAAGGCAGTAGCAGGTGAATTAGGGGCAGGCAGCTCAATTTGCCAGTCGGGATGCTGTGCTAAAAATGCTGCGATCGCTTGCTCGTTCTCCTGGGGGTGTAGCGTGCAGGTAGCGTAGACTAACACTCCGTCGGGTTTGAGCCAAGTTGCGGCGGCGGTTAGCAGTTCTTGTTGCAGCGTTGCCAGCTCTTGCACACGATCGGGAGTTTGTCGCCAGCGTGCATCGGCGTGACGGTTGAGCGTACCGAGGCCAGAACAAGGCGCATCTAGCAAAACGCGATCGCCCTTGCCAATAAATTGCGGTTGGTCGCGGCTGTCGCCAATGCTGATCTCGGTGGAATGGATGCCTAAGCGTTCGGCGTTTTCTGTAAGTTTCTTCAGGCGAGATGGGGTGCGATCGCAAGCCCAAATAGTGCCTTGATCTTGCATCAATTCTGCTAGGTGCAAAGCTTTACCACCAGGCGCGGCGCAAGCATCAATCACAAATTCTCCAGGTTGCGGGTCAACCAGATAACTCACCAACTGAGCACTGGCATCCTGCACCATCCACCAGCCTTCCTGAAACCCTGGCAATTTTTGAATCGCACCCGCAGGCTCCAGTAACCGTAGAGCTTGGGGCAAGTGAGGTAAACGTTTTACTGCCACACCTGCTGCTTGCATCGCTGCTTCTACGGCCTCTAGGGAAGTGCAGAGGGGATTGATTCGCAGGTCAATGTGAGGGGGACGATTCATCCACTCGCATAATTGCTCAGTTTCAGCCAAATCTAGTTGATCTAGCCAGACTTGCACAATCCAGTCAGGGTAGCTGTGTAGCATTCCTAATCGTTGGACTGGATCGGACGGAAGTTGCAAAGGATCGCCAGAGGATTCAGCGAGGCGAATGTATTGCCGCATCAAGCCGTTAACAAACCCGGTTAGCCCCGCAAAG
The Trichocoleus desertorum ATA4-8-CV12 genome window above contains:
- a CDS encoding Fic family protein, with protein sequence MQWQPIENLPSDWKQLASAELPPLVTVWDEQAQRLRSSGEFKTFMERLRREIAIETGIIERLYTLDRGITRLLIEQGINEALIPHGATDRPVKQVVSLIQDQEAAIEGLFDFVGGQRTLSTFYIRQLHQLLTQSQDSTEAFIPSTGQVILVPIIKGDWKRQPNNPMRLDGSVHEYCLPEQVASEMDQLVEWHHQHQAQSIPPEVEAAWLHHRFTQIHPFQDGNGRVARCLASLVFIQAGWFPLVLTRDDRAAYISASEQADQGDLSGLIYLFSKSQKQSFIRSLGLSEQILSETRRAQAVIASIADKLQQNQSATVQERCRNVESFAANLFAIASHRLQDIANEIKSSVQNLVSDSQIFTVSAPAGDPRSYYHRYQIVETAKQLGYFANLRPYHSWIQLAINIETETSTTILLSFHALGHEYRGLLVCSACAYHRDNTEEGERNISDIQSLTDSVFQFSYADEESILTERFKQWLEDVIVTGLEYWNKSL
- a CDS encoding 16S rRNA (cytosine(967)-C(5))-methyltransferase, translating into MPNPRQLAFLALRSIQRDAFADVALDRVLQDAELNSQDRRLATELVYGSVRRQRTLDALIDQLGKKKSHQQPPDLRAILHLGLYQLRYLNQIPASAAVNTTVELAKQNGFAGLTGFVNGLMRQYIRLAESSGDPLQLPSDPVQRLGMLHSYPDWIVQVWLDQLDLAETEQLCEWMNRPPHIDLRINPLCTSLEAVEAAMQAAGVAVKRLPHLPQALRLLEPAGAIQKLPGFQEGWWMVQDASAQLVSYLVDPQPGEFVIDACAAPGGKALHLAELMQDQGTIWACDRTPSRLKKLTENAERLGIHSTEISIGDSRDQPQFIGKGDRVLLDAPCSGLGTLNRHADARWRQTPDRVQELATLQQELLTAAATWLKPDGVLVYATCTLHPQENEQAIAAFLAQHPDWQIELPAPNSPATAFVTPQGWVKVWPHHQQMDGFFMVRLKCPTG